The sequence below is a genomic window from Actinomycetota bacterium.
GCGACATCCGGTGGGGCGCCGGGTCCAGCCCCACCACCGGCCACCAGAACAGCAGTGCGGTGCCGAGGTACAGGGCGTGCTCGAGCTCGTGGACGGGGTCCGACCGCAGGGCCAGGTTGTAGAGCGACGTGAGGTGGGTGACGTACTGCACCACCGTGAACAGGGCCATGGCCACGATGGGGTGCGACAGCACCCGGACCGGCGCGCTGTGCAGCGTGGGAAGGATCCAGCGCTTCCTGGTGGAAGGCCGGGCCGCCCGCAGGGCCAAGGTGATCGGCGCCCCCAGCGCGAACAGCGGGGCGGCCACGAACATCAGCAGGATGTGCTGGACCATGTGGTCGGAGAAGCTCACGTTCGCGTACGTGTCCACCGGAGAGGCCACCGCCACCAGCGTCGCCGCCAGCCCCCCGTAGAAGGCGACCACCCGGCCCGAGGGGAACCGGGGCCCCGAGGACAGCCTCCGGAGCCCCATGCCATACAGGACCCCCGCCACCGCGACGAGCACCAGCGGCAAGGGGGAGAAGCTCCACCCGGTCAGCAGGCGGACCGGCGAGAACGCGGGCGGGATGCCTCCGGCGTGGGCGATCATGCCTGCCCCATGCTGCCACGAAGGCCGGCGGTTCGCCGGACGCGCTCCGGCGGGGCGCCTCGTCGTCTTGGCGCGCCCCGGCCAGGCGCCTCGTTGCCTTGGCGCGCGCGCTCCGGCGGGCGCCTCGGATAGAATGCCGCCGTTCGGCCCACCTGGGGCACACGAACCGTCTCGAGGAGTCCCCGAAACTGGTGAGGAACCAACGCGGGCGGCAAACGACGCGACGAGCCCTTCGCCTCGTGGCCCTGGCGGCCGATGCGGCCATCCTGCTGTCCGCGTGCGCGCCGCCAGCCATCACCAAGCAGGGCGACCAGACCCACAGCCTCTACAACATCGTCCTGGTCCTCGCGACCGTGGTGTTCGTGGGTGTGGAGATCGCCATCGTCTACAACGCGCTTCGGTACCGGCGGCGCAAGGGCGACGACACGATGCCGCCCCAGATCC
It includes:
- a CDS encoding cytochrome c oxidase assembly protein: MIAHAGGIPPAFSPVRLLTGWSFSPLPLVLVAVAGVLYGMGLRRLSSGPRFPSGRVVAFYGGLAATLVAVASPVDTYANVSFSDHMVQHILLMFVAAPLFALGAPITLALRAARPSTRKRWILPTLHSAPVRVLSHPIVAMALFTVVQYVTHLTSLYNLALRSDPVHELEHALYLGTALLFWWPVVGLDPAPHRMSHPARLLYLVAAMPLEAFLAVALLSASPYPHYLALPPPWGGAAAVSDQSAAAAFMWIAGDLSTLIAALLVAAAWFRHDEMRQRRIEADIDRLAATGTTLGSR